A part of Paenibacillus sp. sptzw28 genomic DNA contains:
- a CDS encoding IPT/TIG domain-containing protein, giving the protein MSVSITSFTPTSGKEHTLVTLYGSGFERGSKVKFNGLAVTTANVTFYSSTKMTAKVPPQASTGKITVQTPGGNIATSRTSFRVQSSLLAADMTELALLSYPPFNEAHPPLMTDPDTFPPERTADFAVGEFMIQSGNFDRVYDPLYPWQDLQSYHNTDDYAKMQAYKSERDSKVDHYLVTRKRFWKLTDRHFYGEDTEITVTVHRGIINHHSSTEEKTFTSRIQIDLGLHIGGDLGVPDVPPVELAAGLAAASEQPTDDLGFTFEMSQTLHFTQVDEQTYTEETTTTTDVHYKGQTHYLNWQIYEQLVIKRIPKAGQESFFKDESPIVSSMTAITPIQYTDRFTVQAEKDPKDESEYQLKIIK; this is encoded by the coding sequence ATGAGCGTTAGCATTACGAGTTTTACGCCGACATCAGGTAAGGAGCATACCCTGGTAACCTTGTATGGGTCCGGTTTTGAACGAGGTTCCAAGGTCAAATTCAACGGGCTTGCGGTTACCACGGCCAACGTAACATTTTACAGCAGCACGAAAATGACAGCGAAGGTACCCCCACAGGCCTCTACAGGCAAAATCACCGTCCAAACTCCTGGAGGAAATATCGCCACGAGCAGAACATCCTTTCGCGTGCAGTCCAGTCTGCTGGCAGCGGACATGACGGAGCTTGCGCTGTTGTCGTATCCGCCGTTTAACGAAGCGCATCCTCCGCTGATGACCGATCCCGATACGTTCCCGCCCGAGCGAACGGCGGACTTTGCGGTCGGAGAATTTATGATTCAGTCCGGCAATTTCGACCGCGTTTATGATCCGTTGTATCCTTGGCAGGATTTGCAATCGTATCATAATACGGACGATTATGCGAAGATGCAGGCCTACAAGTCGGAGCGCGACAGTAAGGTGGATCACTACCTGGTGACGCGCAAGCGCTTCTGGAAACTCACCGACCGTCATTTTTACGGAGAGGATACGGAAATTACGGTGACGGTTCACAGAGGCATTATTAATCATCACTCGTCGACGGAAGAAAAGACGTTTACCAGCCGCATTCAAATCGATCTCGGCTTGCATATCGGCGGCGATTTAGGGGTGCCGGATGTGCCGCCCGTCGAGCTTGCTGCCGGGTTGGCCGCCGCATCGGAGCAGCCTACGGACGATTTGGGTTTTACATTCGAGATGTCTCAGACGCTCCACTTCACGCAGGTTGACGAGCAGACTTACACCGAAGAGACGACGACGACGACCGATGTGCATTATAAGGGGCAGACCCATTATCTCAACTGGCAAATTTACGAACAGCTGGTCATCAAGCGAATTCCGAAAGCCGGGCAGGAGTCTTTCTTTAAAGACGAAAGTCCGATCGTCAGTTCGATGACAGCGATTACGCCAATCCAATATACGGACCGATTCACGGTTCAAGCAGAGAAAGATCCGAAAGACGAATCTGAATACCAATTAAAAATAATAAAGTAA
- a CDS encoding bifunctional 2-polyprenyl-6-hydroxyphenol methylase/3-demethylubiquinol 3-O-methyltransferase UbiG: MEPYYWDSQIEYLKKSAALYYNDDYIEFLINRVWKIDRPVRIVDFGCGFGHLGLRLLPILPLGSEYIGIDAGINLIEHAREIFRSLPYHTEFLVADFNTISFEEEFDLAVCHGVLLHMEDPMSTLKRMIASVKNEGKVIAFEPHWIGNNASFHFDGVDQSTVIPLGQLQELFERDLKRTGKDGNIGLKLPLYFSRLGLRDVQCRVSDKVNIYDPTAAGDAGVYEAMKFSNPGERSTFIKNLLERGMSMEQANRQYECEKTLSEIFTPSTAATYAAGMKITFGTVYRMILAEGSSPA, from the coding sequence ATGGAGCCATATTATTGGGATAGTCAAATTGAGTATTTAAAAAAGTCTGCTGCCTTGTATTACAACGATGACTATATTGAATTTCTGATTAATCGAGTATGGAAAATTGATCGCCCTGTTCGTATCGTGGATTTTGGATGTGGTTTTGGGCACCTGGGGCTCCGACTGTTGCCTATACTTCCATTAGGTTCGGAATATATAGGTATTGATGCCGGAATAAATCTTATTGAGCACGCGAGAGAGATTTTTCGAAGTTTACCATACCATACAGAGTTTCTTGTTGCGGATTTTAATACTATAAGCTTTGAAGAGGAATTTGATCTTGCCGTATGCCACGGTGTGCTGCTGCATATGGAAGATCCCATGAGTACATTAAAAAGAATGATAGCTTCTGTAAAAAATGAAGGAAAAGTTATTGCATTTGAGCCTCATTGGATTGGAAATAATGCAAGTTTTCACTTTGATGGCGTGGATCAGTCAACGGTTATTCCTTTAGGGCAGCTGCAGGAATTGTTTGAACGAGACCTAAAGCGTACTGGTAAAGATGGCAATATCGGATTGAAGCTTCCTTTGTATTTCAGCCGATTAGGATTACGCGATGTACAATGTCGCGTGAGTGATAAAGTAAATATATACGATCCAACAGCAGCTGGGGACGCCGGTGTTTATGAGGCTATGAAATTCAGTAACCCTGGGGAACGTTCAACATTTATTAAGAACCTTTTAGAACGCGGAATGTCAATGGAGCAGGCTAATAGACAATATGAATGTGAAAAGACACTGTCAGAGATATTTACCCCGTCAACAGCAGCCACTTATGCAGCAGGTATGAAAATCACCTTTGGAACCGTGTATAGGATGATATTGGCTGAAGGGAGCAGCCCTGCATGA
- a CDS encoding helix-turn-helix domain-containing protein: MEAIRLHTVEGWSQRSIAIHLGVQDKDRIKIWVRKYREVGDTAFKDGRGDPKRTETEQERELRRLQLEVDVLKKWLQILNQEVHTVSTSLSTK; the protein is encoded by the coding sequence ATGGAGGCAATTCGTCTTCACACGGTGGAGGGCTGGAGTCAGAGGTCCATTGCAATTCATTTGGGAGTTCAGGATAAAGATCGAATTAAGATATGGGTGAGGAAGTATCGGGAAGTTGGAGACACCGCATTTAAGGATGGTCGGGGAGATCCGAAACGAACGGAGACCGAACAAGAACGCGAACTCCGTCGGTTGCAATTGGAGGTAGACGTACTAAAAAAGTGGTTACAAATCTTGAATCAGGAGGTACACACTGTAAGCACATCGTTGTCGACCAAATGA
- a CDS encoding cellulase family glycosylhydrolase: MSVRTKKTYLSVLMAVSLLLALFSPLSPAAASGKESPMQSYVSAMQPGWNLGNTFDAIGGDETAWGNPRVTKEFIKEIKKQGFNSIRIPITWSGHMGGAPNYTVDPAWMDRVQQVVDWSLQEGLYVMINIHHDSWMWVNSMPTNHDAVLAQFTAVWTQVANRFKDYSSKLMFESINEPFFDGVDDATQLTLLDELNTAFFNVVRETGGGNATRPLVLPSRVTNASQIYLDSLANTIAKLNDPNLIATIHFYGFWPFSVNIAGYTKFEADTVKDIETTVDNAYNTFVSKGIPVIVGEYGLLGWDATSPDTPQDSVVPEHGEMLKFIEYFTHYAQEKNLTLMLWDNGGRFDRRTLQWNDPELYNMIMDSLKSRSSTAESDLIYVRKGAPAQDTVVHLNLNGNVLTSIKVGDYELIKGTDYELNGEDLTLKASYLAKLTESAEPGEVAVLKVQFNKGADWTFHVLYNDTPVLQNTEGTTAQFAIPTAFNGDRLATMEAVYATGGNAGPNNWTSYKEYARTFMPSYATNEIKLTTTFFNEVNDGVVILKLHFWSGATIEYTITKNGTSITGTAS, translated from the coding sequence ATTTCAGTGCGTACTAAGAAAACCTATTTATCCGTACTCATGGCCGTTTCCTTGCTGTTAGCGCTTTTCTCGCCCCTCAGCCCGGCCGCAGCTTCCGGGAAAGAATCTCCGATGCAGTCCTATGTTAGCGCAATGCAGCCGGGATGGAACCTGGGCAATACATTCGATGCGATTGGAGGCGATGAGACAGCTTGGGGCAATCCGCGCGTAACCAAAGAATTCATTAAGGAAATTAAGAAGCAGGGCTTCAACAGCATCCGCATTCCGATCACATGGAGCGGGCATATGGGAGGCGCACCGAACTATACGGTCGATCCCGCCTGGATGGACCGGGTTCAGCAAGTCGTCGACTGGTCGCTGCAAGAAGGACTGTATGTCATGATCAACATACACCATGACTCTTGGATGTGGGTCAATTCGATGCCGACGAATCATGACGCCGTATTGGCCCAATTTACAGCTGTGTGGACGCAGGTCGCCAACCGGTTCAAGGACTATTCCAGCAAGCTGATGTTCGAGAGCATTAACGAACCGTTTTTTGACGGCGTTGACGACGCGACTCAACTCACGCTGCTCGATGAGTTGAATACAGCCTTCTTCAATGTCGTCAGGGAGACCGGCGGGGGGAACGCCACTCGTCCGCTCGTACTGCCTTCAAGAGTCACCAATGCCAGCCAAATCTATCTGGACTCGCTCGCTAATACGATTGCCAAGCTGAACGATCCGAATTTGATCGCTACCATTCATTTTTACGGTTTCTGGCCATTTAGTGTGAACATAGCGGGCTACACGAAGTTTGAGGCCGACACGGTTAAGGACATCGAAACAACGGTTGACAATGCGTATAATACGTTCGTATCGAAAGGAATTCCCGTTATCGTAGGCGAATACGGACTGCTCGGCTGGGATGCTACAAGTCCCGATACGCCGCAAGATAGCGTTGTGCCCGAGCATGGCGAGATGCTGAAGTTTATCGAGTATTTCACCCATTATGCCCAAGAGAAAAACCTTACCCTTATGCTGTGGGACAACGGCGGACGTTTCGACCGCAGAACGCTTCAGTGGAATGATCCGGAGCTTTACAATATGATCATGGATAGCTTGAAGAGTCGTTCCTCGACTGCGGAATCCGATCTGATCTATGTCAGGAAAGGTGCGCCGGCTCAGGACACCGTCGTCCATCTGAACTTGAACGGCAATGTTCTGACCAGCATCAAAGTCGGAGACTACGAATTGATTAAAGGCACGGATTATGAGTTGAACGGCGAAGACCTGACCCTCAAAGCTAGTTATCTCGCCAAGCTGACCGAATCGGCCGAACCCGGCGAGGTAGCCGTATTGAAAGTCCAATTTAACAAGGGCGCCGATTGGACTTTCCATGTGTTGTACAATGACACGCCGGTGCTGCAAAACACGGAAGGTACGACCGCACAATTTGCGATTCCGACTGCCTTCAACGGCGACCGCCTTGCCACGATGGAGGCCGTGTACGCCACAGGGGGCAACGCCGGCCCGAATAACTGGACTTCGTACAAAGAGTACGCCCGGACATTCATGCCTTCTTATGCAACGAATGAAATCAAACTTACAACGACTTTCTTCAATGAAGTGAACGATGGCGTGGTCATTCTGAAGCTCCACTTCTGGAGCGGCGCAACTATCGAGTATACGATTACGAAGAACGGTACGAGCATTACAGGCACAGCTTCATAA
- a CDS encoding S9 family peptidase, with protein MNDCIKNVVTIEHHGREIYGVSYMPKHVEKCPVVIFSHGYNGSNADFTMNSEYLVSNGVGAYCFDFCGGSVNSKSGLKTTEMTLFTEKEDLCAVIDQVKRWDNIDADNIFLFGGSQGGLVSALAADERIDDVKGMLLLFPAFCIADDWNQRYPTLESIPDTHEMWGMTLGRTFFESIHGYDVFRHIGKFDKNILIFQGDQDEIATLDWSMRASKLYPYVKLEVFPGEGHGFSEAGNRRVAEMTCEFVKVNI; from the coding sequence ATGAACGATTGTATAAAAAATGTTGTAACGATTGAACATCATGGCAGGGAAATTTATGGGGTTTCTTATATGCCGAAACATGTGGAAAAATGCCCTGTCGTTATTTTCAGCCATGGTTATAATGGATCGAATGCTGATTTTACAATGAATAGCGAATATCTGGTATCAAATGGTGTGGGCGCATATTGTTTTGATTTCTGCGGTGGCTCCGTGAATTCCAAGAGTGGCCTCAAGACGACAGAAATGACTCTTTTTACAGAGAAAGAAGATCTGTGCGCTGTTATTGACCAAGTAAAAAGGTGGGACAATATTGATGCGGACAATATTTTCCTGTTTGGCGGCAGCCAAGGCGGCTTGGTCTCAGCATTGGCTGCTGATGAGCGTATAGACGATGTCAAAGGAATGTTGTTATTATTCCCGGCATTCTGTATCGCAGATGATTGGAATCAAAGATATCCCACACTTGAGAGTATTCCTGATACGCACGAGATGTGGGGAATGACACTCGGCAGAACATTTTTTGAGAGCATTCACGGTTATGATGTATTCAGGCATATTGGTAAATTTGATAAAAATATTTTGATATTTCAAGGAGATCAAGATGAAATAGCGACGCTTGATTGGAGTATGCGAGCTTCAAAGCTATATCCGTATGTTAAACTTGAGGTATTCCCAGGAGAGGGACATGGTTTTTCAGAGGCTGGGAATAGGCGTGTAGCAGAGATGACATGTGAATTTGTGAAAGTGAATATTTGA
- a CDS encoding DUF3888 domain-containing protein — protein MGTTNNYPKKQMRDLILIKNTLAACILFFSLTTAVFSAPQNEGVAPIVEAETDYCETIKYALINSLRPTVDKAIEEIYKNPQKKPQWAAWETKIAKVKQLYGIGGAYEITLRINTYYGPHISYGIDEVTVEVGGGNPKLLSFKHIKDL, from the coding sequence ATGGGAACAACTAACAACTACCCTAAAAAACAAATGAGGGATCTAATTTTGATAAAAAATACTCTTGCTGCATGTATACTGTTCTTTAGCCTTACAACGGCTGTTTTTTCAGCGCCACAGAATGAAGGTGTTGCTCCTATAGTTGAAGCGGAAACTGACTATTGTGAAACAATTAAATATGCTTTAATAAACAGCCTTCGTCCCACCGTTGACAAAGCCATTGAAGAAATATATAAAAATCCCCAAAAAAAACCACAATGGGCAGCATGGGAAACCAAAATTGCGAAAGTGAAACAATTGTACGGTATCGGTGGTGCGTACGAAATCACTTTAAGAATTAATACCTATTATGGACCACACATTTCTTACGGAATTGATGAAGTAACTGTAGAAGTGGGCGGTGGAAACCCAAAATTGCTGAGTTTCAAACATATCAAGGACCTATAA
- a CDS encoding IS3 family transposase, with amino-acid sequence MKNRQSIKGLCQYLGISRSGYYSYLKRSNHDPSEDLKRQITAIFERRNKTVGYRRVQDELYRQHGLVVNHKKVLRLMQELGIQAVIRRKYVHRTSQQAAVEDGWIAENLLQRNFKADAPNLKWVTDVTQYRVLDERIYLSAIKDLCNNEIIAYHISRNNDNPLVLETFKKAFNKHKDVTGLIIHSDQGSQYTSHAYHDMLPQVGAQISMSRRGNCYDNASIESFFSHFKVEALYPYDIRSIDEAQRRMEEFIQFYNEDRAQRKLNKLTPVEYRRQLVA; translated from the coding sequence ATGAAGAACAGACAAAGCATAAAAGGATTATGCCAATACCTTGGTATCAGTCGTAGTGGATACTACAGCTATCTGAAAAGAAGCAACCATGATCCTAGCGAAGATCTGAAACGTCAAATTACAGCTATATTTGAACGCCGTAACAAGACTGTGGGCTACCGGCGCGTACAGGATGAGTTGTATCGCCAGCATGGCCTCGTGGTTAATCACAAGAAGGTACTTCGTTTAATGCAGGAGCTGGGCATTCAGGCTGTTATCCGTCGCAAATATGTTCACCGAACAAGTCAGCAAGCAGCGGTAGAGGATGGCTGGATCGCAGAAAATCTACTGCAACGAAATTTTAAGGCAGACGCTCCCAATCTAAAATGGGTAACCGACGTAACTCAGTATCGGGTATTGGATGAAAGAATCTATCTGTCAGCCATTAAGGATCTCTGTAATAACGAAATCATTGCCTACCACATAAGTAGGAACAACGACAACCCACTTGTTTTAGAGACTTTTAAGAAGGCGTTCAACAAACATAAAGACGTGACTGGATTGATCATTCACAGTGACCAAGGAAGCCAGTACACGTCTCATGCTTACCACGACATGCTGCCACAGGTTGGAGCCCAAATCAGCATGTCACGTCGAGGCAATTGTTATGACAACGCCTCGATAGAAAGCTTCTTCTCTCATTTTAAAGTCGAAGCACTCTATCCCTATGATATACGATCTATCGATGAGGCACAAAGGCGAATGGAGGAATTCATCCAATTTTACAATGAAGATCGCGCTCAACGAAAACTAAACAAGCTGACACCGGTTGAATACCGGCGCCAGCTTGTTGCATAG
- a CDS encoding IS3 family transposase (programmed frameshift) yields the protein MGQRKKFDKAFKEQVVLRILANESTVADAAKELNVHYTTVRDWVRYYKRDGESAFPGSGNLKTEDDEMRKLRKQLADLKEENEILKKAAGLLREKSEIITFTFIHEHRFEFRIAKMCQVLRVSRSGYYAHINRPESKRSIANRKLLETIKDIHTNNRRIYGAPQITKNLPPEQKASRGRVARLMRANGIRSKVVKKYKATTNSRHNLPVADNIVNQNFQTSKPNEKWLSDITYIATAEGWLYLAGVLDLHGRKLVGWAMDSRMKTELVCAALKQAIGRTGASKGLIVHSDQGVQYASKGYQKLLKKYGFVCSMSRKGNCYDNSPMESFWGKLKMEWLNDYTFKTRDEAKKAVFEYIELFYNRRRTHPSNDYVPPFMVRDGQ from the exons ATGGGGCAGCGGAAGAAATTTGACAAGGCATTTAAGGAGCAAGTTGTACTTCGAATCTTGGCTAATGAATCAACAGTTGCAGATGCAGCCAAGGAACTGAATGTTCATTACACCACAGTCCGGGACTGGGTAAGATATTATAAGCGTGATGGAGAAAGCGCATTTCCTGGTAGCGGGAATCTCAAGACAGAAGATGATGAGATGCGTAAACTTCGAAAGCAGTTAGCAGACCTGAAAGAAGAGAATGAAATCTTAAAAAAGGCGGCGG GCCTACTTCGCGAAAAATCTGAAATAATTACGTTCACGTTCATCCATGAACATCGCTTCGAATTTCGGATTGCGAAGATGTGCCAGGTCCTACGCGTATCAAGAAGCGGCTATTATGCACATATCAATCGTCCAGAAAGCAAACGCAGCATAGCAAATCGTAAGCTGTTAGAGACGATCAAAGACATTCATACAAATAATCGTAGGATCTACGGAGCGCCACAGATTACCAAAAACCTACCACCTGAACAAAAGGCCAGTCGAGGCCGTGTGGCTCGGTTAATGCGAGCGAATGGGATCCGATCCAAAGTCGTGAAGAAATATAAAGCAACTACAAACTCAAGGCACAATCTGCCGGTGGCGGACAATATCGTGAATCAGAACTTTCAAACAAGCAAGCCCAATGAGAAGTGGCTGAGTGACATTACGTATATCGCGACAGCTGAAGGCTGGTTGTATCTCGCTGGCGTGCTGGATCTGCATGGCCGCAAACTTGTGGGTTGGGCAATGGACAGTCGAATGAAGACGGAACTAGTGTGCGCTGCACTTAAGCAGGCCATCGGCCGGACCGGAGCATCTAAGGGACTCATCGTACATTCTGATCAGGGCGTACAATACGCCAGCAAGGGTTACCAGAAGCTTCTCAAGAAGTATGGGTTCGTCTGCAGCATGAGCCGCAAAGGCAACTGTTATGACAATTCACCGATGGAATCCTTTTGGGGTAAGCTTAAGATGGAATGGCTCAATGATTATACGTTCAAGACGCGTGATGAGGCTAAAAAAGCTGTATTTGAATATATCGAATTATTCTACAATCGTCGGAGAACGCATCCCTCCAACGATTATGTCCCTCCATTTATGGTCAGGGATGGACAGTAG
- a CDS encoding protein phosphatase 2C domain-containing protein: MIVTYEETTQKGVGLLNEDATISHPKANLYGVLDGVSSLVPYLNSKKETGGFIAANLTKDYFESIADLRSLKDHMIEVNDLLREQMVLAKIDLEKKEELWGASLAIVRVQDDGVEFIQTGDCMILAVYDNEEVRPLRWRQVSHLEAPAFAKWQEGITKGLKSQKELHETVIDAIRKNRYQSNTDGGYGVLNGEKNAVRFFEYGKINLTCLKHIILLTDGMFLPLNIVPEQSSYWSFVAHRILNKGINFILKS; encoded by the coding sequence TTGATTGTAACTTATGAGGAGACCACCCAGAAAGGTGTTGGGTTACTAAATGAGGATGCCACTATTTCTCATCCCAAAGCAAATTTGTATGGAGTTTTGGATGGAGTATCTTCCTTGGTACCCTATCTAAATTCCAAAAAGGAAACTGGCGGTTTTATTGCGGCGAATCTGACAAAAGACTACTTCGAATCTATTGCTGATCTTAGAAGTTTAAAGGACCACATGATTGAAGTAAATGATCTTCTTAGGGAACAAATGGTGCTCGCAAAGATTGATCTGGAGAAAAAAGAAGAACTTTGGGGAGCATCATTGGCAATCGTACGTGTACAGGATGATGGTGTAGAGTTCATACAGACGGGTGATTGCATGATTCTAGCCGTTTATGATAATGAGGAGGTTCGTCCTTTAAGATGGAGACAAGTATCTCACTTAGAAGCTCCGGCATTCGCTAAATGGCAGGAAGGAATAACAAAAGGCTTAAAAAGCCAGAAAGAACTTCATGAAACCGTTATTGATGCAATAAGAAAGAACCGATATCAGTCTAATACTGATGGAGGCTACGGAGTCCTAAATGGGGAAAAGAATGCAGTTCGTTTTTTCGAATACGGGAAAATTAATCTGACATGTCTAAAACATATCATTTTGTTGACTGATGGGATGTTTTTGCCATTAAATATCGTGCCCGAACAGAGCTCGTATTGGAGCTTTGTTGCGCATAGAATATTGAATAAGGGTATAAACTTTATACTCAAGAGTTAG
- a CDS encoding type I glyceraldehyde-3-phosphate dehydrogenase: protein MSKIAVFGFGRIGRQLLRVALLEKLFVPASISDIKDEATLAALFEVDTNYKRWHETVTGREGVIEIGDRSIRFINSAQEIPNWKELGVDLVIDCTGRAVTRAVAQLHLERGAGRVLVSGPSKSLEDCDAVLLKGINLGSFDPDQHKIISMASCTTNALAPVVKLVRENYGIQYGLFSTVHSYTNTQSLTDQPMKDRRDSWAAAENIIPSSSGAAKALKFIWSDLQITGKSYRIPTRTGSIAELNLVTEKPCTAQQINDMFRNAAQAGELKGVLDVLEGEWASSRIVGDSHSSIIDLPLTQVQGGLLSVAAWYDNEWGYASRLAEVAAYLAARS, encoded by the coding sequence ATGAGTAAAATTGCAGTTTTTGGTTTCGGGAGAATCGGAAGACAGCTGCTTCGGGTTGCGCTTCTTGAGAAGCTGTTCGTGCCGGCTTCCATATCGGATATTAAAGACGAAGCTACGCTTGCGGCTCTCTTTGAAGTGGATACGAATTATAAACGCTGGCACGAGACCGTCACAGGACGAGAAGGCGTTATCGAAATTGGCGACCGGTCCATCCGATTCATCAATTCCGCCCAGGAGATACCGAATTGGAAAGAGCTCGGTGTCGACCTCGTCATCGATTGCACCGGCCGCGCGGTAACAAGGGCGGTTGCTCAGCTTCACCTGGAGCGAGGGGCGGGGCGCGTGCTTGTCAGCGGACCAAGCAAAAGCTTGGAAGACTGCGACGCCGTGTTGCTCAAAGGAATCAATTTGGGAAGCTTCGACCCAGACCAGCATAAAATCATCAGCATGGCGAGCTGTACGACGAATGCGCTGGCTCCGGTAGTCAAGCTGGTTCGGGAGAATTACGGGATCCAATATGGTTTATTCTCGACTGTACATTCCTATACGAACACGCAATCGTTGACCGATCAGCCGATGAAGGATCGTCGGGATTCATGGGCAGCAGCTGAGAATATTATTCCTTCCTCTTCAGGTGCAGCCAAGGCGCTCAAGTTTATTTGGAGCGATCTTCAAATAACCGGGAAGTCTTACAGGATCCCGACACGTACAGGAAGCATTGCAGAGCTAAACCTTGTTACCGAGAAGCCATGTACGGCTCAGCAAATCAACGATATGTTCCGAAATGCAGCACAAGCTGGAGAGCTAAAGGGAGTGCTCGACGTTCTGGAAGGGGAATGGGCTTCTTCGCGAATTGTAGGCGATTCCCATTCTTCCATTATCGACCTTCCGTTAACGCAGGTACAAGGCGGGCTCTTATCCGTGGCCGCTTGGTATGATAATGAATGGGGCTACGCTTCCCGATTGGCTGAAGTGGCTGCTTATTTAGCTGCACGTTCATAA